Proteins encoded within one genomic window of Saccharopolyspora pogona:
- a CDS encoding AraC family transcriptional regulator gives MTQRLSLAELAHLTGYSQRTVTRLFGQVTGMIPLRYRQTLRLAEQLIGQGATAQSAARAVGLARG, from the coding sequence ATGACACAACGACTGTCCCTGGCCGAACTGGCCCACCTGACCGGCTACAGCCAACGCACGGTGACCCGACTCTTCGGTCAGGTCACTGGGATGATCCCCCTGCGGTACCGGCAAACGCTGCGCCTCGCCGAGCAGCTCATCGGACAGGGCGCGACAGCCCAGTCCGCCGCCCGAGCGGTTGGCTTAGCGCGGGGGTGA
- a CDS encoding DUF1622 domain-containing protein, with protein sequence MDLVGKGVDAAGVATIVVGALVAIIVEGVRLARRQKGVYRSFRRRLGQSILLGLEFLVAGDIIRTVAASPTYESLGILAVIVAIRTFLSFSLELEITGRWPWQKTAEAATGTRE encoded by the coding sequence GTGGATCTGGTGGGTAAGGGCGTCGACGCCGCCGGTGTGGCCACGATTGTTGTGGGAGCGCTCGTCGCGATCATCGTCGAGGGCGTCCGGCTCGCGCGTCGGCAGAAAGGCGTGTACCGCTCCTTCCGCCGCCGACTCGGCCAGTCGATCCTGCTCGGGCTTGAGTTTCTCGTCGCCGGCGACATCATCCGAACCGTCGCGGCCTCACCGACGTACGAGAGCCTCGGCATACTTGCCGTTATCGTGGCAATCCGCACGTTCCTCAGCTTCTCCCTCGAACTGGAGATCACCGGGCGGTGGCCCTGGCAGAAGACGGCCGAGGCGGCGACCGGAACTCGCGAATGA